One Helianthus annuus cultivar XRQ/B chromosome 12, HanXRQr2.0-SUNRISE, whole genome shotgun sequence genomic region harbors:
- the LOC110893932 gene encoding uncharacterized protein LOC110893932 produces MTRRSGSCLRCCLVIFAVVSALCVSGPALYWRLKRGFSLKSGVSCPPCVCDCPPPLSLLKLAPGLANLSVTDCGRDDPDLKEEMEKQFVDLLSEELKLQETVGEEHMRHMNITFGEARRVASQYQKEAEKCNTATETCEQAREQAEALTRQEKKITLLWEKRARQLGWEGE; encoded by the exons ATGACAAGAAGATCCGGATCATGTTTAAGGTGTTGTCTTGTAATATTTGCTGTGGTTTCAGCACTCTGTGTATCTGGGCCTGCTCTTTATTGGAGGCTCAAAAGGGGTTTCAGTTTGAAATCAGGAGTTTCTTGTCCTCCATGTGTTTGTGATTGCCCTCCACCTCTCTCACTCCTCAAGCTTGCTCCTG GCTTGGCGAATCTTTCAGTTACAG ATTGCGGGAGAGATGATCCTGATCTAAAAGAAGAAATGGAAAAACAGTTTGTGGATTTACTATCGGAAGAACTGAAACTGCAAGAAACGGTTGGGGAAGAACACATGCGCCATATGAACATTACATTCGGTGAAGCAAGAAGAGTAGCATCCCAATACCAAAAAGAGGCAGAAAAATGCAACACCGCGACTGAAACATGTGAGCAAGCAAGAGAGCAAGCCGAAGCGTTAACGAGACAAGAAAAAAAGATAACTTTATTATGGGAAAAAAGAGCCAGACAACTCGGTTGGGAAGGCGAATGA
- the LOC110893930 gene encoding VAMP-like protein YKT61 isoform X2, whose amino-acid sequence MKITALLVLKCNPISDGSDPVILANATDVNHFGYFQRVTVRQFIVFVGRTVAKRTPPDQRHSVQHEEYKVHSYNRNGLCVVGFMDDHYPVRSAFSVLTQVIDEYQKKHGDSWRSIQADKTDQWPYLNDALTKFQDPAQADKLLKIQRELDETKIILVFFYSIKPLIAFLKEAKSWTV is encoded by the exons ATGAAGATCACAGCATTACTTGTGTTAAAATGCAACCCGATTTCCGACGGTTCGGATCCTGTGATTCTAGCGAATGCAACGGACGTCAATCATTTTGGATATTTTCAGAGAGTCACCGTCCGTCAGTTCATCGTGTTCGTCGGTAGAACCGTCGCTAAACGAACACCACCTGATCAACGCCACTCCGTCCAACACGAAG AGTATAAGGTGCATTCATATAACAGAAATGGCCTATGTGTTGTGGGCTTCATGGATGATCATTATCCAGTTAGAAGTGCATTCTCTGTActaacccag GTAATAGATGAGTACCAAAAGAAGCATGGTGATTCATGGAGGAGTATACAAGCGGATAAAACCGATCAATGGCCTTATCTTAATGACGCTTTAACCAAGTTTCAG GATCCTGCTCAGGCAGACAAGCTGTTGAAGATTCAAAGGGAGTTAGATGAAACAAAGATTATCCTT GTGTTTTTTTACAGCATAAAACCATTGATAGCGTTCTTGAAAGAGGCGAAAAGCTGGACAGTTTAG
- the LOC110893930 gene encoding VAMP-like protein YKT61 isoform X1, with product MKITALLVLKCNPISDGSDPVILANATDVNHFGYFQRVTVRQFIVFVGRTVAKRTPPDQRHSVQHEEYKVHSYNRNGLCVVGFMDDHYPVRSAFSVLTQVIDEYQKKHGDSWRSIQADKTDQWPYLNDALTKFQDPAQADKLLKIQRELDETKIILHKTIDSVLERGEKLDSLVEKSSDLSAASQMFYKQAKKSNQCCTIL from the exons ATGAAGATCACAGCATTACTTGTGTTAAAATGCAACCCGATTTCCGACGGTTCGGATCCTGTGATTCTAGCGAATGCAACGGACGTCAATCATTTTGGATATTTTCAGAGAGTCACCGTCCGTCAGTTCATCGTGTTCGTCGGTAGAACCGTCGCTAAACGAACACCACCTGATCAACGCCACTCCGTCCAACACGAAG AGTATAAGGTGCATTCATATAACAGAAATGGCCTATGTGTTGTGGGCTTCATGGATGATCATTATCCAGTTAGAAGTGCATTCTCTGTActaacccag GTAATAGATGAGTACCAAAAGAAGCATGGTGATTCATGGAGGAGTATACAAGCGGATAAAACCGATCAATGGCCTTATCTTAATGACGCTTTAACCAAGTTTCAG GATCCTGCTCAGGCAGACAAGCTGTTGAAGATTCAAAGGGAGTTAGATGAAACAAAGATTATCCTT CATAAAACCATTGATAGCGTTCTTGAAAGAGGCGAAAAGCTGGACAGTTTAGTCGAGAAGAGTTCAGATCTCAGTGCAGCTTCACAG ATGTTCTACAAGCAGGCAAAAAAATCCAATCAATGTTGTACCATTTTGTGA
- the LOC110893929 gene encoding probable DNA primase large subunit isoform X2 — MVWEIRSRFPITTHAIRCNMWFTAICNLEVIKNRFTVTNRRSPGTMEVMRSQKKASSALTSSNGVSTLNLYRSAPTLEVRLEDFERFAVDRLLVLRGISDGLARGKKPDEMEKLVADLLKAHMRHPQASEVNNKDIISHFVLRLVYCRSEELRKWFLSMESTLFRYRFRSVNSDVHLSLMTELGIPYKVVSQKEFEDLRDQLNLVARSANQPLPTPNGLYKVSFEEVPELVATRKVFIQKGYAYVALNQVVSFVVPHFRSHLSKALVLTNRKWTSMIREQEKDRLTPIVEALATSYLGPDYSQDKEVGEISLKDIDQVARTSFPLCMQHLFNTLRDDHHLKHGGRMQFGLFLKGVGLKLDDALAFWKAEFSQKVGAERFDKEYAYSIRHNYGKEGKRTDYTPYSCQKIILSTPGVGDHHGCPYRHFSEENLRAALGKMGVSSRALEDVIEKARNRHYQLACTLTFEALHASSCDAGINHPNQYFSDSQKILKEKNMSTD, encoded by the exons ATGGTTTGGGAGATAAGATCAAGATTCCCAATTACAACACATGCAATACGCTGCAATATGTGGTTCACCGCCATCTGCAACCTTGAAGTCATTAAGAACAG aTTCACAGTAACCAATCGCCGATCACCAGGCACAATGGAAGTTATGAGATCACAGAAGAAAGCTTCGTCAGCACTGACGTCATCTAATGGTGTTTCAACCCTAAATCTTTACCGTTCGGCTCCCACTCTCGAAGTCCGGCTCGAGGATTTCGAACGATTCGCCGTTGATCGGCTTCTAG TTCTTAGAGGGATTTCTGATGGGCTAGCTAGAGGAAAGAAACCTGatgaaatggagaaattg GTGGCTGATCTTTTGAAGGCTCATATGAGACATCCACAGGCCTCAGAGGTTAACAACAAAGATATCATATCTCATTTTGTTTTGCGTCTCGTGTATTGTCGATC AGAAGAATTGAGGAAATGGTTTCTTTCAATGGAAAGTACTCTTTTTCGCTACCGGTTTCGGAGTGTGAATTCTGATGTACAT tTGTCATTGATGACCGAACTTGGCATTCCGTACAAAGTTGTCTCCCAAAAAGAATTTgag GATTTGCGTGATCAACTGAACTTAGTTGCACGCTCAGCTAACCAGCCGTTACCCACTC CTAATGGATTATACAAG GTTTCATTTGAAGAAGTTCCAGAACTTGTGGCAACCCGTAAAGTGTTCATCCAGAAAGGATATGCATATGTTGCTCTGAATCAG GTTGTCTCATTTGTTGTTCCACACTTCCGTAGCCATCTTTCAAAAGCTCTTGTCCTCACAAACAG aaAGTGGACGTCCATGATTAGAGAACAAGAAAAGGACCGTCTAACACCC ATAGTTGAAGCACTAGCTACTAGTTATCTGGGTCCTGATTATAGCCAG GACAAAGAAGTTGGTGAAATATCTTTAAAGGACATTGATCAAGTAGCAAGAACTTCATTTCCTTTGTGTATGCAGCACCTCTTCAATACA TTAAGAGACGATCATCATTTGAAGCATGGAGGAAGGATGCAGTTTGGCTTGTTTCTCAAG GGTGTTGGGTTGAAGTTAGATGATGCACTTGCATTTTGGAAAGCAGAGTTCTCTCAGAAG GTTGGTGCTGAGAGATTTGACAAAGAATACGCATACAGCATACGCCACAATTACGGTAAAGAAGGAAAGAGAACT GATTACACACCTTATTCTTGTCAAAAGATTATCCTATCAACTCCTGGAGTCGGAGACCATCATGGTTGCCCTTATCGTCATTTTAG TGAAGAAAATCTAAGGGCTGCTCTTGGTAAAATGGGAGTAAGCAGCCGTGCATTGGAAGATGTTATCGAAAAAGCAAGAAATAGACATTATCAG TTGGCTTGCACTTTGACATTTGAAGCTCTTCATGCTTCATCTTGTGATGCTGGAATCAACCATCCAAACCAATATTTCAGTGACAGCCAAAAGATCCTCAAAGAAAAG
- the LOC110893929 gene encoding probable DNA primase large subunit isoform X1 codes for MVWEIRSRFPITTHAIRCNMWFTAICNLEVIKNRFTVTNRRSPGTMEVMRSQKKASSALTSSNGVSTLNLYRSAPTLEVRLEDFERFAVDRLLVLRGISDGLARGKKPDEMEKLVADLLKAHMRHPQASEVNNKDIISHFVLRLVYCRSEELRKWFLSMESTLFRYRFRSVNSDVHLSLMTELGIPYKVVSQKEFEDLRDQLNLVARSANQPLPTPNGLYKVSFEEVPELVATRKVFIQKGYAYVALNQVVSFVVPHFRSHLSKALVLTNRKWTSMIREQEKDRLTPIVEALATSYLGPDYSQDKEVGEISLKDIDQVARTSFPLCMQHLFNTLRDDHHLKHGGRMQFGLFLKGVGLKLDDALAFWKAEFSQKVGAERFDKEYAYSIRHNYGKEGKRTDYTPYSCQKIILSTPGVGDHHGCPYRHFSEENLRAALGKMGVSSRALEDVIEKARNRHYQLACTLTFEALHASSCDAGINHPNQYFSDSQKILKEKNMSTD; via the exons ATGGTTTGGGAGATAAGATCAAGATTCCCAATTACAACACATGCAATACGCTGCAATATGTGGTTCACCGCCATCTGCAACCTTGAAGTCATTAAGAACAG aTTCACAGTAACCAATCGCCGATCACCAGGCACAATGGAAGTTATGAGATCACAGAAGAAAGCTTCGTCAGCACTGACGTCATCTAATGGTGTTTCAACCCTAAATCTTTACCGTTCGGCTCCCACTCTCGAAGTCCGGCTCGAGGATTTCGAACGATTCGCCGTTGATCGGCTTCTAG TTCTTAGAGGGATTTCTGATGGGCTAGCTAGAGGAAAGAAACCTGatgaaatggagaaattg GTGGCTGATCTTTTGAAGGCTCATATGAGACATCCACAGGCCTCAGAGGTTAACAACAAAGATATCATATCTCATTTTGTTTTGCGTCTCGTGTATTGTCGATC AGAAGAATTGAGGAAATGGTTTCTTTCAATGGAAAGTACTCTTTTTCGCTACCGGTTTCGGAGTGTGAATTCTGATGTACAT tTGTCATTGATGACCGAACTTGGCATTCCGTACAAAGTTGTCTCCCAAAAAGAATTTgag GATTTGCGTGATCAACTGAACTTAGTTGCACGCTCAGCTAACCAGCCGTTACCCACTC CTAATGGATTATACAAG GTTTCATTTGAAGAAGTTCCAGAACTTGTGGCAACCCGTAAAGTGTTCATCCAGAAAGGATATGCATATGTTGCTCTGAATCAG GTTGTCTCATTTGTTGTTCCACACTTCCGTAGCCATCTTTCAAAAGCTCTTGTCCTCACAAACAG aaAGTGGACGTCCATGATTAGAGAACAAGAAAAGGACCGTCTAACACCC ATAGTTGAAGCACTAGCTACTAGTTATCTGGGTCCTGATTATAGCCAG GACAAAGAAGTTGGTGAAATATCTTTAAAGGACATTGATCAAGTAGCAAGAACTTCATTTCCTTTGTGTATGCAGCACCTCTTCAATACA TTAAGAGACGATCATCATTTGAAGCATGGAGGAAGGATGCAGTTTGGCTTGTTTCTCAAG GGTGTTGGGTTGAAGTTAGATGATGCACTTGCATTTTGGAAAGCAGAGTTCTCTCAGAAG GTTGGTGCTGAGAGATTTGACAAAGAATACGCATACAGCATACGCCACAATTACGGTAAAGAAGGAAAGAGAACT GATTACACACCTTATTCTTGTCAAAAGATTATCCTATCAACTCCTGGAGTCGGAGACCATCATGGTTGCCCTTATCGTCATTTTAG TGAAGAAAATCTAAGGGCTGCTCTTGGTAAAATGGGAGTAAGCAGCCGTGCATTGGAAGATGTTATCGAAAAAGCAAGAAATAGACATTATCAG TTGGCTTGCACTTTGACATTTGAAGCTCTTCATGCTTCATCTTGTGATGCTGGAATCAACCATCCAAACCAATATTTCAGTGACAGCCAAAAGATCCTCAAAGAAAAG aataTGTCAACGGATTGA